Proteins from a single region of Ensifer adhaerens:
- a CDS encoding TetR/AcrR family transcriptional regulator, with protein MRKGEETRARILDTAEAAVLAKGFGATSIDELIAEIGITKSGFFYHFRDKNELARALLERYIENDERIYDEIFGRAHQLADDPLQALLLGLKLLSETLSDLPNGHPGCLVAVMCTQERAFDREIQEINRQAALAWRRRFGAMFAEIMRVYRPREPLNVDQLADMVSTVLEGGIILSKALKQPESLPQQLLVLRSFVRLLFQPAAA; from the coding sequence ATGCGAAAGGGTGAGGAAACGCGAGCGAGAATTCTCGACACCGCGGAGGCAGCGGTGCTGGCGAAGGGTTTCGGCGCGACCTCGATCGACGAACTGATCGCCGAGATCGGCATTACCAAGAGCGGTTTCTTCTACCATTTCCGGGACAAGAACGAACTCGCCCGGGCACTGCTTGAACGCTACATCGAGAATGACGAGCGTATCTACGACGAGATCTTCGGTCGGGCCCATCAGTTGGCCGACGACCCGCTGCAGGCGCTCCTGCTCGGGTTGAAACTGCTGTCGGAAACTCTGTCGGACCTGCCGAACGGCCACCCCGGCTGTCTGGTTGCGGTGATGTGCACGCAGGAGCGCGCATTCGATCGTGAGATCCAGGAGATCAACCGGCAGGCGGCGCTGGCGTGGCGACGACGCTTCGGCGCGATGTTCGCGGAGATCATGCGCGTCTATCGGCCGCGCGAACCGCTGAATGTCGATCAACTGGCCGATATGGTTTCGACGGTGCTCGAAGGCGGCATCATCCTGTCGAAAGCGTTGAAACAGCCCGAGAGCCTGCCGCAGCAGTTGCTCGTGCTCCGGTCCTTCGTTCGGCTGCTGTTCCAGCCGGCGGCTGCCTAA
- a CDS encoding DUF1697 domain-containing protein, whose amino-acid sequence MPVHVALLRAVNVGGTGSLAMADLKAICEGLGFADVRTYIQSGNVLFRSGLPAAEAAAMLDGALLEKLGKAPGVMIRTGAQLQAIADRAPFPDAQPNLMHVVFLSEPAPVDALDKLVAPDGEQVQVAGSEIYIHFPSGSGRSKFKLPAAKTGTARNLNTVRKLASLALQMEG is encoded by the coding sequence ATGCCCGTCCATGTCGCACTCTTGCGTGCCGTCAATGTCGGCGGCACCGGATCGCTCGCGATGGCCGATCTCAAGGCGATTTGCGAGGGGCTCGGCTTTGCCGACGTCAGGACCTATATCCAGAGCGGCAACGTGCTGTTCCGCTCGGGTCTGCCGGCAGCCGAAGCAGCGGCGATGCTAGACGGCGCCCTCCTCGAGAAATTGGGGAAGGCGCCGGGCGTGATGATCCGGACCGGTGCGCAGTTGCAGGCGATCGCCGATCGTGCTCCGTTTCCGGACGCCCAACCCAACCTGATGCACGTCGTGTTCCTGTCGGAACCCGCACCCGTGGACGCGCTCGACAAGCTTGTCGCCCCTGACGGCGAACAAGTGCAGGTGGCCGGCAGCGAGATCTACATCCATTTCCCCAGTGGCTCCGGCCGTTCGAAGTTCAAGCTGCCGGCGGCAAAGACCGGCACCGCGCGCAACCTCAATACGGTGCGCAAGCTCGCCAGCCTGGCGCTCCAGATGGAAGGTTAG
- a CDS encoding S9 family peptidase, with product MSVFSNLPKAPIAAKKPVSDTRHGITRTDDYAWLRADNWQAMFRDPSILDPEIRKHLEAENAYMNAAMDDTKALQKTLFAEMRGRIKEDDSSIPVKDGPFAYGHAYVTGGEQPRYFRIPRDGDHKDEAIRQLLLDGDKEAEGKAYFRLAGLDHSTDHSLGIWGYDDKGSEYFTLKVRDLATGEDLADVIENTGGGGAWAPDGKSFFYTVLDDNHRPSKIFHHVLGTSQADDRLVYEEEDPGFFMSVGGSLLDDFIYIDIHDHETSEYRLLSTHDLTAEPKLVAERVTGLEYSMTEGGDVFYILTNADGAKDFKIVEAPVAAPGKENWREIVPHKPGTLILSHMAYARHLVWLQRREGLPEIVIRDRKTGEEHAIAFAEEAYSLGLSGAAEYDTDVIRFSYSSMTTPSQLFDYDMATRERTLLKTQEVPSGHNPDDYVTRRVFAPSWDGTEVPVTLLYRKDTPLDGSAPCLLYGYGAYGITIPAGFNTNCLSLADRGFVYAIAHIRGGKDRGFAWYEDGKMARKTNTFKDFIAAADYLNQQKFTSYAKIVAEGGSAGGMLMGAIANMAPEKFTGIIAAVPFVDVLNTMLDDTLPLTPPEWPEWGNPIESREFYDIIAGYSPYDNVGAKPYPAILALGGLTDPRVTYWEPAKWVARLREKTTGDEPILMKTNMDAGHGGASGRFQRLEEIAFEYAFAIKVAGRM from the coding sequence TTGTCCGTATTCAGCAACCTCCCCAAAGCTCCCATCGCCGCTAAAAAGCCGGTGAGCGACACGCGCCACGGTATTACCCGCACCGATGATTACGCCTGGCTGCGTGCGGACAACTGGCAGGCGATGTTCCGGGATCCCTCGATCCTCGATCCGGAAATCCGCAAGCACCTGGAAGCGGAAAACGCCTACATGAATGCGGCCATGGACGACACGAAGGCGCTGCAGAAGACGCTCTTTGCCGAGATGCGCGGCCGGATCAAGGAAGACGACAGCTCGATACCGGTCAAGGACGGCCCGTTTGCCTATGGCCATGCCTATGTCACCGGCGGCGAGCAGCCGCGCTACTTCCGCATTCCCCGCGACGGCGACCACAAGGATGAGGCGATCCGTCAACTGCTGCTCGACGGCGACAAGGAAGCGGAGGGCAAGGCCTATTTCCGCCTCGCCGGCCTCGACCATTCGACTGACCATAGCCTTGGCATCTGGGGCTATGACGACAAGGGCTCGGAATATTTCACGCTGAAGGTTCGCGACCTTGCCACCGGCGAGGACCTTGCTGACGTGATCGAGAACACCGGCGGCGGCGGCGCCTGGGCGCCGGACGGCAAGAGCTTCTTCTATACCGTGCTCGACGACAACCACCGCCCGTCGAAGATCTTCCATCACGTGCTCGGCACCAGCCAGGCCGACGACCGCCTGGTCTACGAGGAAGAGGATCCCGGCTTCTTCATGTCGGTCGGCGGTTCTCTGCTCGACGATTTCATCTACATCGACATCCACGATCACGAGACGAGCGAGTATCGGCTGCTCTCGACCCATGACCTGACGGCAGAGCCGAAGCTCGTCGCCGAACGCGTCACCGGGCTCGAATACTCGATGACCGAAGGCGGCGACGTCTTCTACATCCTGACCAATGCCGATGGCGCCAAGGACTTCAAGATCGTTGAAGCGCCGGTTGCTGCACCGGGCAAGGAGAACTGGCGCGAGATCGTGCCGCACAAGCCCGGCACGCTGATCCTCAGCCACATGGCCTATGCCCGCCACCTCGTCTGGCTGCAGAGGCGCGAAGGTCTGCCGGAGATCGTCATCCGTGATCGCAAGACCGGCGAGGAACATGCGATCGCCTTTGCGGAAGAAGCCTACTCGCTCGGCCTTTCGGGTGCCGCCGAATACGACACCGACGTCATCCGCTTTTCCTATTCGTCGATGACGACGCCGTCGCAGCTCTTCGACTACGACATGGCGACGCGCGAGCGCACGCTCTTGAAGACCCAGGAAGTGCCCTCCGGCCACAACCCGGACGACTACGTCACCCGGCGTGTTTTCGCCCCGTCGTGGGACGGCACCGAAGTTCCGGTGACGCTGCTCTATCGCAAGGACACGCCGCTCGACGGCTCCGCACCCTGCCTGCTCTACGGCTACGGCGCCTACGGCATCACCATTCCGGCCGGCTTCAACACCAATTGCCTGTCGCTCGCCGACCGCGGCTTCGTCTATGCCATCGCCCATATCCGCGGCGGCAAGGATCGTGGCTTTGCCTGGTACGAAGACGGCAAGATGGCCAGGAAGACCAATACCTTCAAGGATTTCATCGCCGCCGCTGACTATCTGAATCAGCAGAAGTTCACGTCCTACGCGAAGATCGTCGCCGAGGGCGGCTCGGCCGGCGGCATGCTGATGGGCGCGATCGCCAACATGGCGCCGGAGAAATTCACCGGCATCATCGCCGCCGTGCCCTTTGTCGACGTGCTCAACACCATGCTCGACGACACCCTGCCGCTGACCCCGCCGGAATGGCCGGAATGGGGCAACCCGATCGAGAGCCGCGAGTTCTATGACATCATCGCCGGCTACTCGCCCTACGACAATGTCGGGGCGAAACCCTACCCGGCGATCCTGGCGCTCGGCGGCCTGACGGATCCGCGCGTCACCTATTGGGAACCGGCAAAATGGGTCGCGCGGCTGCGCGAAAAGACGACGGGCGACGAGCCGATCCTGATGAAAACCAACATGGACGCCGGCCACGGCGGCGCCTCGGGCCGCTTCCAGCGGCTCGAAGAGATCGCCTTCGAATACGCCTTCGCGATCAAGGTCGCCGGCCGGATGTAA
- a CDS encoding tautomerase family protein, whose amino-acid sequence MPYVNIKITRESATPEQKAALIKGVSDLLQTVLNKDPATTFVVIDEVALEDWGVGGLPVEEYRRQAKPKT is encoded by the coding sequence ATGCCTTACGTGAACATCAAGATTACCCGCGAGAGCGCGACCCCCGAGCAGAAGGCCGCCCTGATCAAGGGCGTGTCCGATCTGCTTCAGACCGTGCTCAACAAGGACCCCGCCACCACCTTCGTCGTCATCGACGAAGTGGCGCTCGAAGACTGGGGTGTCGGCGGACTGCCGGTTGAGGAGTATCGGCGGCAGGCGAAGCCGAAAACGTAA
- a CDS encoding nuclear transport factor 2 family protein, with amino-acid sequence MSGAPNDPQFVAVVEVLQRYFDGLYRSDTSILKQVFHPKALYATATDGILLELDMERYFPIVDKRPSPESRGEERSDRILSIEFAGPVTALAKVQCAIGEKAFTDLLSLVYLDGRWQIIAKVFHYDIKPSK; translated from the coding sequence ATGAGCGGCGCCCCCAACGATCCGCAATTCGTCGCCGTCGTCGAGGTGCTGCAACGCTACTTCGATGGCCTCTACCGAAGCGACACCAGCATCCTCAAGCAGGTCTTCCATCCGAAGGCGCTCTACGCGACGGCGACGGACGGCATCCTGCTCGAACTCGACATGGAGAGGTATTTCCCGATCGTCGACAAGCGTCCCTCGCCCGAAAGCCGTGGCGAGGAACGTTCCGACCGGATCCTGTCGATCGAATTCGCAGGGCCAGTAACGGCCCTCGCAAAAGTCCAATGTGCGATCGGCGAAAAGGCTTTTACCGACCTGTTGTCTCTCGTCTACCTGGACGGGCGCTGGCAGATCATCGCAAAGGTCTTCCACTACGACATCAAACCTTCGAAGTAA
- the gstA gene encoding glutathione transferase GstA: MKLYYAPGACSLSPHISLREAGADFEIVRVDTKTHLTETGADFKAINPKGYVPALVLESGAVVTEGAAVVQYIADRFPAAKLAPANGTLERTRLQEQLNFISSELHKAFSPLFNGAASAEAKEAAAAQVAKRFGNVESLLADGRSYLLGEAFSVADAYLFTVVNWSSVTGVSLAEWPHLTAYMKRIGDRPAVRAAMQAEGLIAA, translated from the coding sequence ATGAAGCTCTATTACGCCCCTGGCGCCTGCTCGCTTTCTCCTCATATCAGCCTGCGCGAGGCCGGCGCCGACTTCGAGATCGTCAGGGTCGACACCAAGACGCACCTCACCGAAACGGGCGCCGATTTCAAGGCGATCAACCCCAAGGGCTATGTGCCGGCGCTGGTACTTGAGAGCGGTGCCGTCGTCACCGAAGGTGCGGCCGTGGTGCAATACATCGCCGACCGCTTTCCGGCGGCAAAGCTTGCGCCGGCAAACGGCACGCTGGAGCGCACCCGCCTGCAGGAGCAGCTGAACTTCATCTCCTCTGAATTGCACAAGGCGTTCTCGCCGCTGTTCAACGGGGCGGCAAGCGCCGAGGCAAAGGAAGCGGCCGCCGCTCAGGTGGCCAAGCGCTTCGGCAACGTCGAAAGCCTGCTCGCCGACGGACGCTCCTACCTGCTCGGCGAAGCCTTCTCGGTTGCCGACGCCTATCTTTTCACCGTCGTCAACTGGAGTAGCGTCACCGGTGTCTCGCTCGCTGAATGGCCGCATCTCACCGCCTATATGAAGCGGATCGGCGACCGGCCGGCCGTACGCGCGGCAATGCAGGCGGAAGGACTGATCGCGGCATGA
- a CDS encoding winged helix-turn-helix transcriptional regulator, whose translation MSLKIRKNRAPALPPTCPVGECMVLLGGAWTPNILWSLSAGPRRFSELRGDVPGISAKVLSTRLKELEDKGAVERRIMATSPPSVEYSLSELGEEFIPAIHAIVEVGYRLKQRRAAEQLHGDRAAPNAAPATTVSR comes from the coding sequence ATGAGCTTGAAAATTCGGAAAAATCGGGCACCGGCCTTGCCGCCCACTTGTCCGGTCGGCGAGTGCATGGTGCTGCTCGGTGGCGCCTGGACGCCGAACATCCTCTGGTCCTTGAGCGCCGGCCCGCGCCGCTTCAGCGAACTCAGGGGCGATGTCCCCGGCATTTCGGCAAAAGTGCTGAGCACGCGATTGAAGGAACTGGAGGACAAGGGGGCGGTCGAACGGCGGATCATGGCGACATCGCCGCCTTCGGTCGAGTACAGCCTGAGCGAACTCGGCGAGGAGTTCATTCCGGCGATCCACGCCATCGTCGAGGTCGGCTACCGGCTGAAGCAACGGCGTGCGGCCGAGCAGTTGCATGGGGATCGCGCGGCGCCGAATGCCGCACCTGCCACCACCGTCAGCAGGTGA
- a CDS encoding LysR family transcriptional regulator, protein MDTLRGVESFVRSVEEGSIAAAARKLGITPASASQNIARLERTLGSRLLSRTTRQLGLTESGRIYYERVRGVVHELELAAAAVSALNAEPRGSLKIASSVAFGRHVVAPLVPSFAAKYPDVSIELVVTDREIDHIGEGIDISVRFGLQLEQGLIARKLASVPMIICAAPSYLERRGRPQRPEDLIHHDCLVYRYAGHGRIFRWAFTRDGLRFEPELKATIVSNDIDTLAEMAIAGAGITRLGAFIAAPLIERGLVVPLFGGVPREGVANTDHEPFDFYACFADRQAETPKVRAFIEHAVQSLKGRW, encoded by the coding sequence ATGGACACTTTGCGCGGGGTCGAGAGTTTCGTCAGGAGCGTCGAAGAAGGCAGCATCGCCGCGGCGGCGCGAAAGCTTGGGATCACGCCCGCTTCCGCGAGCCAGAACATCGCACGCCTGGAGCGAACGCTCGGCAGCCGGTTGCTCAGCCGAACCACGCGCCAGCTCGGCCTCACCGAGAGCGGCCGGATCTATTACGAGCGGGTGCGCGGCGTCGTTCATGAACTGGAACTCGCCGCTGCCGCCGTCTCCGCGCTCAATGCCGAGCCGCGCGGTTCCCTCAAGATCGCCTCATCTGTCGCCTTCGGCCGTCATGTCGTGGCACCCCTGGTGCCGTCCTTCGCGGCAAAGTATCCCGATGTCTCGATCGAACTCGTCGTCACCGACAGGGAGATCGACCATATCGGCGAAGGGATCGACATCAGCGTGCGCTTCGGTCTGCAGCTGGAACAGGGCCTGATCGCCCGCAAGCTTGCGTCGGTGCCGATGATCATCTGCGCGGCGCCATCCTACCTGGAGCGGCGCGGCCGTCCGCAACGGCCGGAGGACCTCATCCACCACGATTGCCTCGTCTACCGCTATGCGGGACACGGCCGCATCTTTCGCTGGGCGTTTACCCGCGACGGCCTGCGCTTCGAGCCGGAACTGAAGGCGACGATCGTCAGCAACGACATCGACACGCTCGCCGAAATGGCGATCGCCGGCGCCGGCATTACCCGCCTCGGGGCCTTCATCGCTGCGCCGCTGATCGAGCGCGGCCTGGTCGTGCCGTTGTTTGGCGGCGTGCCACGCGAGGGGGTGGCCAACACCGACCACGAGCCCTTCGATTTCTACGCCTGTTTTGCCGACCGCCAGGCGGAAACGCCGAAAGTCCGGGCGTTCATCGAGCACGCCGTGCAATCACTGAAAGGGCGTTGGTAG
- a CDS encoding DUF2798 domain-containing protein, protein MEETLSAPRIARSRKLPSRAAPIAFAFFMSAIMAFLMSCVIVGANTGIDAGYPARVLSAYALAMPVAFVCVLFVRPFVARLVGSVCRLPA, encoded by the coding sequence ATGGAAGAAACGCTGTCCGCCCCGCGGATCGCCCGCAGCCGCAAGCTGCCATCACGCGCCGCCCCCATCGCCTTTGCCTTCTTCATGTCGGCAATCATGGCGTTCCTGATGTCCTGCGTCATCGTCGGCGCCAATACCGGCATTGACGCCGGCTACCCCGCACGCGTGTTGAGCGCCTACGCGCTGGCGATGCCCGTCGCCTTCGTCTGCGTGCTTTTCGTGCGCCCGTTCGTCGCCAGGCTCGTCGGTTCCGTTTGCCGCCTGCCGGCTTGA
- a CDS encoding class I SAM-dependent methyltransferase, producing the protein MEGCSGPILEPAVGNGRALIPLLEAGFDVSGFDASQDMLDYCQAQCAERGLAPTLSRQTFETFSYGQRFDAIVVPAGSLQLIADHASASAVLRRFRDHLTPGGRLIFDLYPSDMVENLQPNIRSWQTEAGDLLTLTSQRVKTDIIAQTTVSHLRYDLWQAGRLALSELEFFTMRWWGIQEMMLTLQAAGFADIVVSGDYAFGRAPRDGDHVVTFECCQAG; encoded by the coding sequence TTGGAGGGCTGTTCTGGGCCGATCCTCGAACCCGCCGTCGGCAATGGTCGCGCGCTGATCCCGTTGCTGGAGGCTGGATTCGATGTCTCCGGTTTCGACGCTTCACAGGATATGCTCGACTATTGCCAGGCCCAATGTGCAGAGCGCGGGCTTGCCCCGACGCTGTCGCGCCAGACCTTCGAAACCTTCTCTTACGGACAGCGATTTGATGCGATCGTTGTGCCCGCCGGTTCCCTACAATTGATCGCCGACCATGCGTCAGCGAGCGCGGTGCTGAGACGTTTCCGCGATCACCTGACGCCCGGTGGACGCCTGATCTTCGATCTCTATCCGAGCGACATGGTCGAGAACTTGCAGCCCAATATCCGAAGCTGGCAGACGGAGGCGGGTGACCTGCTGACCTTGACCAGCCAGCGGGTCAAGACCGATATCATCGCCCAAACAACGGTTTCGCATCTGCGTTACGACCTCTGGCAGGCGGGGCGGCTGGCCTTGAGCGAACTGGAATTCTTCACCATGCGCTGGTGGGGCATTCAGGAAATGATGCTCACGCTACAGGCGGCCGGTTTCGCCGATATCGTCGTTTCCGGCGACTATGCCTTCGGTCGCGCGCCGCGCGATGGCGACCATGTCGTCACCTTCGAGTGCTGCCAAGCAGGGTAG
- a CDS encoding inverse autotransporter beta domain-containing protein, with product MKNKNIFMTALASSTLLSSPALAVDFRPQAEIEGGFFSGGSGASGGFFLPFVLDSGNAIFIDTRGAIENDSVRQGSIGAGYRFRANDQWVIGAYGYYDYLKSSYGNSFSQLSLGLEALSGDLEMRSNFYLPLTGAKTLSAFNAAYVRDHVLVFQEGKERARRGIDAEIGGRLPVFEDDSKVQLKVFGGSHWYGGRNLDDMFGAKLRAELTFADLPGLSEGSTVSLGVTGTYDNEDKLKGAVMARLRIPFGATGSTSNAFDPMTQRVERASKIRTHAGASGDIETAQFADTDRAPGRVVTVSSASGNASAVNTLIAAAGADALILADGDLALDRTLALGNGQTLLGGGGAIAVRGARSGATATFVNQGAATTITGYNPAQDVITMASGSTISQLSVRGGLAGISATDAADVTVDDVDIAATSHDGIRFTRVNGALVRDSRVHDLYVCENNTTCEFSIYNPNKAPYAAISSVGSRNVTVRDTTIDKVTYGVFAGGEFRKVGRTDYELVTGTENVTLDNVTISNSRREGVLLVAGKDVKLDRVTVDNSKQDRDMDLVVLQGTSNVAINDMQLMGGINGLMLVSSPNLDATTANVNVKGLKIDGTRNAGIFFNPVSGISLEDVAVTNAGTYGAYIYGNEYEFLGGPVRDVLLKNMTVDKAGKAGLYFSGPTEDITGNVTVTNTPKDCLLDNGWSAGTITQSPGSVLTVNGTKLDQGNAVARCR from the coding sequence ATGAAAAACAAAAACATTTTTATGACTGCCCTGGCAAGCAGCACCCTGCTTTCAAGCCCTGCACTGGCCGTTGACTTCCGCCCGCAGGCGGAGATCGAAGGCGGCTTCTTCAGCGGCGGCTCTGGCGCCAGTGGCGGCTTCTTCCTGCCCTTCGTGCTCGATTCGGGCAATGCGATTTTCATAGATACACGCGGAGCGATTGAAAATGACTCCGTCCGTCAGGGTTCGATCGGTGCGGGCTATCGCTTTCGCGCCAATGATCAGTGGGTGATCGGTGCTTATGGCTATTACGATTATCTGAAGAGCAGCTATGGCAACTCCTTCAGCCAGCTGTCCCTCGGCCTCGAGGCGTTGAGCGGCGACCTCGAAATGCGCAGCAACTTCTACCTGCCGCTGACCGGCGCCAAGACACTCAGCGCCTTCAATGCCGCCTATGTGCGCGATCATGTACTGGTCTTCCAGGAGGGCAAGGAACGAGCGCGGCGCGGCATCGACGCCGAAATCGGCGGCCGGCTGCCGGTGTTCGAGGATGACTCCAAGGTACAGCTCAAGGTCTTTGGCGGCAGCCACTGGTATGGCGGCCGCAACCTCGACGACATGTTCGGTGCCAAGCTGCGTGCGGAGCTGACCTTCGCCGATCTGCCCGGTCTGTCCGAAGGCTCGACCGTTTCTCTCGGCGTCACCGGCACCTATGACAATGAGGACAAGCTGAAGGGCGCCGTCATGGCGCGGCTGCGCATCCCGTTCGGCGCAACCGGTTCGACCAGCAACGCCTTCGACCCGATGACGCAACGCGTCGAGCGCGCGTCAAAGATCCGCACCCATGCCGGCGCCTCCGGCGACATCGAAACAGCACAGTTCGCCGACACCGACCGTGCGCCCGGTCGGGTCGTCACCGTTTCCTCGGCCTCCGGCAATGCCAGTGCGGTCAATACGCTGATTGCGGCCGCCGGCGCCGATGCACTGATCCTTGCCGACGGGGACCTCGCGCTAGACCGCACGCTTGCGCTCGGCAACGGCCAGACGCTCCTGGGTGGCGGCGGCGCAATCGCCGTGCGTGGCGCGCGCAGCGGCGCAACCGCAACCTTCGTCAATCAGGGCGCCGCCACCACGATCACCGGCTACAACCCGGCCCAGGACGTGATCACCATGGCGTCCGGCAGCACCATCTCGCAGCTTTCGGTGCGCGGCGGCCTCGCCGGCATTTCGGCAACCGACGCTGCTGATGTTACCGTCGACGACGTCGATATTGCCGCCACCAGCCATGACGGCATCCGCTTCACCCGGGTCAATGGCGCTCTGGTTCGGGACAGCCGTGTCCACGACCTCTACGTCTGCGAAAACAATACGACCTGCGAGTTCTCGATCTACAATCCGAACAAGGCGCCCTATGCGGCGATCAGTTCCGTCGGCAGCCGCAATGTCACGGTGCGCGACACGACCATCGACAAGGTCACCTATGGGGTCTTTGCCGGCGGCGAGTTCAGGAAAGTCGGCCGGACAGACTATGAACTGGTCACCGGCACGGAAAACGTCACGCTCGACAACGTGACGATCAGCAACTCCCGCCGCGAAGGCGTGCTGCTGGTGGCCGGCAAGGATGTCAAACTCGATCGCGTCACGGTCGACAACTCCAAGCAGGATCGCGACATGGATCTCGTCGTGCTCCAGGGTACCTCGAACGTCGCCATCAACGACATGCAGCTCATGGGCGGCATCAACGGCCTGATGCTTGTTTCCAGCCCGAACCTCGATGCGACGACCGCCAATGTCAACGTGAAGGGCCTGAAGATCGACGGCACCCGCAACGCCGGCATCTTCTTCAATCCGGTCTCCGGCATTTCCCTTGAGGACGTAGCCGTCACCAATGCCGGCACCTATGGCGCCTACATCTACGGTAACGAGTACGAGTTCCTGGGCGGTCCGGTGCGCGACGTCTTGCTGAAGAACATGACGGTCGACAAGGCCGGCAAGGCGGGCCTCTACTTCTCAGGTCCGACCGAAGACATCACGGGCAACGTCACGGTCACCAACACGCCGAAGGATTGCCTGCTCGACAATGGCTGGTCGGCCGGAACGATCACCCAGTCGCCAGGTTCCGTGTTGACCGTGAACGGCACCAAGCTCGACCAGGGCAATGCCGTGGCGCGTTGCCGCTGA
- a CDS encoding SDR family oxidoreductase — translation MAGKILILGANGTIGSKVVRALIAAGEAVKAASRKATPVEGAEAVAFDYQDAATFGPALDGVDRVFVLTPGGYLDPAGLLSPIISAAAARGIKIVLMTVIGVDADDKIPYRQLELQLEKTGTPFVILRPNWFSDNFQTYWIEGIRHGAIAVPAAEGKTSFIDTRDIAECVVAALTSDAFNGRAYNLTGPEALSYDEAAAILSRVTGKPIAYAPVDDDTFVGILTGASVPADYARFLASIFYPVREGWVARPTGDVKALTGHEPRSVETYAKDNIAALKA, via the coding sequence ATGGCAGGCAAGATTCTGATTCTCGGGGCGAATGGAACGATCGGGAGCAAGGTGGTGCGCGCGTTGATCGCAGCCGGGGAAGCGGTCAAGGCAGCATCCCGCAAAGCGACGCCGGTCGAAGGCGCCGAAGCCGTTGCCTTCGACTACCAGGACGCCGCGACCTTTGGGCCTGCACTCGATGGCGTCGACCGAGTCTTTGTGCTGACACCTGGCGGGTACCTCGACCCGGCAGGGCTGCTCAGCCCGATCATCTCCGCGGCCGCCGCCCGCGGCATCAAGATCGTGCTGATGACCGTCATCGGCGTCGATGCGGACGACAAGATCCCCTATCGTCAGCTTGAATTGCAGCTCGAAAAGACCGGTACTCCCTTCGTCATCCTGCGGCCAAACTGGTTCTCCGACAATTTCCAGACCTACTGGATCGAAGGCATCCGACATGGCGCCATCGCGGTCCCTGCGGCCGAGGGCAAGACAAGCTTCATCGATACGCGCGACATCGCGGAATGCGTGGTAGCCGCGCTGACAAGCGACGCCTTCAACGGTCGCGCCTACAATCTCACCGGCCCGGAAGCCTTGAGCTACGACGAAGCCGCCGCGATTCTTTCGCGCGTCACCGGCAAGCCGATCGCCTATGCACCGGTCGACGACGACACTTTCGTCGGCATTCTGACAGGTGCAAGCGTGCCGGCGGACTACGCCCGTTTCCTCGCCTCCATCTTCTATCCGGTGCGCGAAGGCTGGGTCGCCAGACCGACTGGCGACGTGAAGGCGTTGACGGGCCACGAACCGCGCAGTGTGGAGACCTACGCCAAGGACAACATCGCGGCGCTCAAAGCCTAA
- a CDS encoding winged helix-turn-helix transcriptional regulator, with protein MEYDVYVQTCPTRLMLDRLADKWAVLVLGRLNEQPVRFNQLKREIDGISQKVLSQVLKMLERDGLVSRSVYATVPVTVEYAITPLGRTLTSTVAALTRWAEDNIEAVLEAQQKYDRSA; from the coding sequence ATGGAATACGACGTCTATGTTCAGACCTGCCCGACCCGCTTGATGCTGGACCGGCTTGCCGACAAATGGGCGGTCCTGGTGCTCGGCAGGCTCAACGAACAGCCGGTGCGTTTCAACCAGCTGAAGCGCGAGATCGACGGCATTTCGCAGAAGGTGCTGTCTCAGGTTCTGAAGATGCTGGAGCGCGATGGCCTCGTCAGCCGCAGCGTCTATGCGACCGTGCCGGTGACCGTCGAATATGCGATCACGCCGCTTGGCCGCACGTTGACGTCGACCGTCGCCGCCCTGACGCGCTGGGCCGAAGACAACATCGAGGCGGTGCTGGAGGCGCAGCAAAAATACGACCGCAGCGCCTGA